A genomic region of Miscanthus floridulus cultivar M001 chromosome 3, ASM1932011v1, whole genome shotgun sequence contains the following coding sequences:
- the LOC136542208 gene encoding protein ALTERED PHOSPHATE STARVATION RESPONSE 1-like has protein sequence MGCCQSRLERLEAVSRCKARRRYTKHLVQARRDMAAAHALYLRALRATGASLLHFASAESDHPHPHSSAAHHHHGPPPSPPPPPPPPPPPLSPSPTTRSWTTNSSSISASAILPPPPPPPMPSSWDFWDPFVPSSSRSATEDADWDDAATTVVDAPIAAAPPVVTTAAAVAAPPSIVTATTTSTTPSELTVVAVPRGGAGKKDLAEIATELDEYFLKAADAGARVAALLEAPVCEPPEPTTNSSLPGKVLSYSKSLKPMGWTWGGGGGYGKGNNGFTRFGRGDGNGGGGGMLSHSSTVEKLYAWEKKLFLEVKSYEGYKQEHDKKVSLLRKQEVKGVDYLKMEKNKMEIESLESKMLVANQSIETTTSEIIRLRESELFPQLLELVAGLMSMWRGMYECHQVQTHIVQQLEYLNNARNTNPTSNVHRQAALELEIEVDRWYSAFCSLVKSQRDYVYSLTGWLRLSLFCHHDPLTKAQNSDIYSLCEEWQLAIDRIPDKVASEGIKTLLTVIHAVVIQQAEEQKQKKRSESAFKEFEKKAEELRSLESKYGSYIGAEGYREMSRKSPVADKRAKVEALRSRADEEKSKYEKSIGVTRAMTLNNLQTGFPNVFQAMTGFASVCMEAFESVYNFKRSSDRILDVKRLLT, from the exons ATGGGCTGCTGCCAGTCGCGGCTGGAGCGGCTGGAGGCGGTGTCGCGGTGCAAGGCGCGCCGGCGGTACACCAAGCACCTGGTGCAGGCGCGGCGGGACATGGCCGCGGCGCACGCGCTCTACCTGCGCGCGCTCCGGGCCACCGGCGCCTCGCTGCTGCACTTCGCCAGCGCCGAGTCCGACCACCCGCACCCCCATTCCTCCGcggcccaccaccaccacgggccgccgccgtccccgccgccgcctcccccgccgccaccgccgccgctcagCCCCTCCCCGACCACCAGGTCCTGGACGACAAATTCCTCCTCGATCTCCGCGTCCGCGATCTTgccccctccgccgccgccgccaatgcCGTCCAGCTGGGACTTCTGGGACCCCTTCGTgccctcctcctcccgctccgcCACCGAGGACGCCGACTGGGACGACGCCGCCACCACCGTCGTCGACGCGCccatcgccgccgcgccgcccgtcGTCACGACCGCTGCAGCGGTGGCCGCGCCCCCTTCCATCGTCACCgctaccaccacctccaccactccCAGCGAGCTCACCGTCGTCGCGGTACCCCGCGGCGGCGCCGGGAAGAAGGACCTCGCGGAGATCGCCACCGAGCTCGATGAGTACTTCCTCAAGGCAGCCGACGCCGGCGCCCGCGTTGCTGCACTACTCGAGGCCCCCGTCTGCGAGCCCCCCGAGCCCACCACCAACAGCAGCCTACCAG GGAAGGTACTGAGTTACAGCAAGAGCTTGAAGCCCATGGGATGGACCTGGGGCGGAGGAGGAGGGTATGGGAAAGGTAACAATGGGTTCACAAGGTTTGGGAGAGGAGACGGCAATGGCGGAGGCGGTGGAATGCTCAGTCATTCATCCACCGTGGAGAAGCTCTACGCATGGGAGAAGAAGCTGTTTCTTGAGGTCAAG AGTTATGAGGGGTATAAGCAGGAGCATGATAAGAAGGTCAGTCTGTTGAGGAAGCAAGAGGTGAAGGGTGTGGattacttgaagatggagaagaacAAGATGGAGATTGAGAGCCTAGAGTCCAAGATGCTGGTTGCCAACCAGTCCATCGAGACCACCACTTCTGAGATAATCAGGCTCAGAGAATCCGAGTTATTTCCCCAGCTGCTTGAGCTGGTTGCTGG CTTGATGAGCATGTGGAGGGGTATGTACGAGTGTCATCAAGTTCAGACCCACATCGTGCAGCAGCTGGAGTACCTCAACAATGCTCGGAATACTAACCCAACTTCCAATGTCCACCGGCAAGCAGCTCTTGAGCTTGAGATAGAGGTTGACAGGTGGTATTCGGCCTTCTGTAGTCTGGTGAAATCCCAGAGAGACTATGTCTACTCACTGACCGGCTGGCTTCGCTTATCACTGTTCTGCCATCACGACCCACTGACTAAAGCTCAGAACTCAGATATTTATAGCTTGTGTGAGGAATGGCAGCTAGCCATCGACCGAATCCCAGATAAGGTGGCCTCGGAAGGGATTAAGACTCTCCTAACAGTGATCCATGCTGTTGTCATTCAACAAGCTGAGGaacagaagcagaagaagaggtCAGAGTCTGCATTCAAAGAATTTGAGAAGAAGGCAGAGGAGCTGAGATCCCTAGAGTCAAAATATGGGTCATATATTGGTGCTGAAGGTTACAGAGAAATGTCACGAAAATCACCAGTAGCTGACAAGCGGGCAAAGGTTGAGGCTCTGAGGAGCCGCGCCGATGAGGAGAAGAGCAAGTATGAGAAGAGCATTGGGGTCACAAGAGCAATGACCTTGAATAACCTGCAGACTGGCTTCCCTAACGTTTTCCAGGCGATGACGGGCTTTGCCAGCGTCTGCATGGAGGCATTTGAGTCGGTGTACAACTTCAAGCGAAGCTCAGACCGGATCCTCGACGTGAAGAGGCTGCTGACCTGA
- the LOC136546662 gene encoding protein POLLENLESS 3-LIKE 2-like gives MMQQMQQEPWNAAAVGLLRPTKSAPCSPIKPAAAAAMLRTHSDSFHVAHKVPVGDTPYVRAKRVQLVDKDPEKAIALFWSAINAGDRVDSALKDMAIVMKQQNRAEEAIEAIKSLRSRCSDQAQESLDNILLDLYKRCGRLDDQISLLKHKLQLIHQGHAFNGKRTKTARSQGRKFQVTLEQEATRLLGNLGWALMQKENYKEAEGAYRRALLIGPDNNKMCNLGICLMKRGRVLEAKDVLKQVRPAAVDGLRGADSHLKAYERAQEMLRDLETKLIGRPRADQLDTNWLFDALLLGSSSSIWQPQPCIDHLLPPPAPAPAPAPAPAPRDRFADENASVSKKLAAIQANMLSVDAQPFYSLRVPPLAAKPHNTLPQQQQKPHNTLPQQQQQKPAPVHDPLGNLKRTRSGNCMDKAGAVVDKEQSIDENSGRRKSLSAEDRWPELPDHSAFDEALVAAVLGPVLDDEPAEGNGHGKLPASCDTSPAVKEKIGKRLRIFQDITQTVDNF, from the exons ATGATGCAGCAGATGCAGCAGGAGCCGTGGAACGCCGCCGCCGTGGGGCTCCTCCGGCCGACCAAGTCGGCCCCCTGCTCGCCCATcaagccggcggcggcggcggccatgctgCGGACCCACTCCGACTCCTTCCACGTCGCGCACAAGGTGCCCGTCGGCGACACGCCCTACGTGCGAGCCAAGCGCGTCCAG CTGGTGGACAAGGATCCGGAGAAGGCGATCGCGCTGTTCTGGAGTGCGATCAACGCCGGCGACCGCGTCGACAGCGCGCTCAAGGACATGGCCATCGTGATGAAGCAGCAGAACCGCGCCGAGGAGGCCATCGAGGCCATCAAGTCGCTGCGCAGCcggtgctccgaccaggcgcaGGAGTCCCTCGACAACATCCTCCTCGATCTCTACAAG AGATGCGGGCGGCTGGACGACCAGATCTCGCTGCTCAAGCACAAGCTGCAGCTGATCCACCAGGGCCATGCCTTCAACGGCAAGCGGACCAAAACGGCGCGCTCTCAGGGCCGCAAGTTCCAGGTCACCCTCGAGCAAGAAGCCACCAGGCTCCTT GGTAACCTGGGATGGGCGCTGATGCAGAAGGAGAACTAcaaggaggcggagggggcgtaCCGTCGGGCGCTGCTCATCGGGCCGGACAACAACAAGATGTGCAATCTCGGCATCTGCCTCATGAAGCGGGGCCGCGTGCTCGAGGCCAAGGATGTGCTCAAGCAGGTACGCCCCGCAGCAGTCGACGGTCTGCGCGGCGCCGACTCTCATCTCAAGGCCTACGAGCGCGCGCAGGAGATGCTGCGGGACCTCGAGACCAAGCTCATCGGCCGCCCGCGGGCTGACCAGCTCGACACTAACTGGCTCTTTGATGCGCTGCTGCTGGGGTCGTCCTCAAGCATCTGGCAGCCGCAGCCTTGCATCGACCACTTGCTGCCACCTCCGGCTCCAGCTCCGGCTCCAGCACCAGCCCCGGCGCCGCGCGACCGCTTCGCCGACGAAAACGCCAGTGTCAGCAAGAAGCTGGCGGCGATCCAGGCGAACATGCTTAGTGTGGACGCGCAGCCCTTCTACTCTCTGCGGGTGCCGCCGCTTGCAGCGAAGCCTCATAACACGCTGCCTCAGCAGCAGCAGAAGCCACACAACACGCtgcctcagcagcagcagcagaagccaGCTCCTGTCCATGATCCCTTGGGCAACCTGAAGCGGACACGGTCCGGCAATTGCATGGACAAGGCAGGAGCAGTGGTGGACAAGGAGCAGAGCATCGACGAGAACAGCGGCAGGAGGAAGTCGCTCTCAGCTGAGGACAGATGGCCAGAGCTGCCCGACCACAGCGCATTCGACGAGGCCCTCGTCGCGGCTGTCCTGGGCCCAGTGCTCGACGACGAACCTGCTGAAGGAAACGGCCACGGCAAGCTGCCGGCGAGCTGCGACACGAGCCCAGCGGTGAAGGAAAAGATCGGCAAGAGGCTGAGGATCTTCCAGGACATCACACAGACAGTGGACAATTtctga